One Scylla paramamosain isolate STU-SP2022 chromosome 7, ASM3559412v1, whole genome shotgun sequence DNA window includes the following coding sequences:
- the LOC135102190 gene encoding uncharacterized protein LOC135102190 isoform X1: MPVVTLYPKSPTELYANWTLVECKTKCPIMQQNIQWKRKRKHYHLEEFLQPNVTEYTINNLQPNKSYKVRVLLATSAGYPEHMIRLPWYTVRMPRSSSDLPRDNVFLIVHLSTCSQRPTEVLVNWTLDASLQKDLANYHVLYNTSTSVWQKELPTTETSLTLTDLVPRTCYGVKVRATYSTGRNSTESYLKTICTLPQPPHILSQHSNTNRIKVNKLRTKVLNTTSMRITWKHTPRKIQVDFYTIRVENVESDPNSQTETPEDKRSEVKGTHLEAAGRGPRSPQPTKYEDSRDTANIKDHEVKLYRVTNRKLTVTSLKQDHNYKVTVTASTTTLTGHSATTYVTPDEGVPTAPLNVTWVPASPKDAVLTWSPPRLINGRLVHYLVKFSHDQCIIKMIC; this comes from the exons ATGCCGGTGGTGACGCTATACCCTAAATCGCCCACCGAACTGTACGCGAACTGGACCCTCGTGGAGTGCAAGACCAAATGTCCCATCATGCAGCAGAACATtcagtggaagaggaaaagaaaacactaccaTCTGGAGGAGTTCTTGCAGCCAAACGTCACGGAGTACACCATTAATA ATCTGCAGCCAAACAAATCTTACAAAGTGAGAGTCCTGTTGGCTACCAGTGCTGGCTACCCAGAACACATGATTCGGCTGCCCTGGTACACCGTCAGGATGCCACGCAGCAGCTCTGACTTGCCACGGGATAATGTCTTCCTCATCGTTCATCTCTCCACTTGCAGCCAGAGGCCCACCGAGGTCTTG GTAAATTGGACGCTGGACGCCTCACTGCAGAAGGATCTTGCCAATTATCATGTGTTGTATAACACCTCCACCTCTGTCTGGCAAAAAGAACTCCCAACGACCGAAACTTCCCTAACACTCACAGATCTAG TTCCGAGAACGTGTTACGGCGTGAAGGTCCGAGCCACCTACAGCACCGGGCGAAACAGCACCGAGTCTTACCTGAAGACCATCTgcacactgccacagcctccccacATCCTCTCCCAACACTCCAACACCAACAGGATCAAAGTGAACAAGCTCAGG ACCAAGGTGCTGAACACTACCAGCATGCGCATCACCTGGAAACACACGCCGCGGAAGATCCAGGTCGACTTCTACACCATTAGGGTCGAGAACGTTGAATCAGACCCGAACAGCCAAACGGAAACACCCGAAGACAAGCGGAGTGAGGTGAAGGGGACGCATTtggaggccgcgggaagaggtcCTCGCAGCCCACAGCCGACGAAATACGAAGATTCCCGAGACACGGCTAATATAAAA GACCATGAGGTCAAGCTGTACCGAGTCACCAACCGGAAGCTGACGGTGACGAGCCTGAAGCAGGACCACAACTACAAGGTCACCGTCacggcctccaccaccaccctcacaggTCACTCCGCCACCACCTACGTCACTCCAGATGAAGGAG TTCCCACGGCGCCGCTGAACGTGACGTGGGTTCCTGCAAGCCCGAAAGATGCCGTTCTCACCTGGAGCCCTCCACGCCTCATCAACGGCCGTTTAGTGCACTACCTGGTGAAATTTTCTCACGATCAGTGTATCATTAAAATGATATGTTAa
- the LOC135102190 gene encoding uncharacterized protein LOC135102190 isoform X2 yields MIRLPWYTVRMPRSSSDLPRDNVFLIVHLSTCSQRPTEVLVNWTLDASLQKDLANYHVLYNTSTSVWQKELPTTETSLTLTDLVPRTCYGVKVRATYSTGRNSTESYLKTICTLPQPPHILSQHSNTNRIKVNKLRTKVLNTTSMRITWKHTPRKIQVDFYTIRVENVESDPNSQTETPEDKRSEVKGTHLEAAGRGPRSPQPTKYEDSRDTANIKDHEVKLYRVTNRKLTVTSLKQDHNYKVTVTASTTTLTGHSATTYVTPDEGVPTAPLNVTWVPASPKDAVLTWSPPRLINGRLVHYLVKFSHDQCIIKMIC; encoded by the exons ATGATTCGGCTGCCCTGGTACACCGTCAGGATGCCACGCAGCAGCTCTGACTTGCCACGGGATAATGTCTTCCTCATCGTTCATCTCTCCACTTGCAGCCAGAGGCCCACCGAGGTCTTG GTAAATTGGACGCTGGACGCCTCACTGCAGAAGGATCTTGCCAATTATCATGTGTTGTATAACACCTCCACCTCTGTCTGGCAAAAAGAACTCCCAACGACCGAAACTTCCCTAACACTCACAGATCTAG TTCCGAGAACGTGTTACGGCGTGAAGGTCCGAGCCACCTACAGCACCGGGCGAAACAGCACCGAGTCTTACCTGAAGACCATCTgcacactgccacagcctccccacATCCTCTCCCAACACTCCAACACCAACAGGATCAAAGTGAACAAGCTCAGG ACCAAGGTGCTGAACACTACCAGCATGCGCATCACCTGGAAACACACGCCGCGGAAGATCCAGGTCGACTTCTACACCATTAGGGTCGAGAACGTTGAATCAGACCCGAACAGCCAAACGGAAACACCCGAAGACAAGCGGAGTGAGGTGAAGGGGACGCATTtggaggccgcgggaagaggtcCTCGCAGCCCACAGCCGACGAAATACGAAGATTCCCGAGACACGGCTAATATAAAA GACCATGAGGTCAAGCTGTACCGAGTCACCAACCGGAAGCTGACGGTGACGAGCCTGAAGCAGGACCACAACTACAAGGTCACCGTCacggcctccaccaccaccctcacaggTCACTCCGCCACCACCTACGTCACTCCAGATGAAGGAG TTCCCACGGCGCCGCTGAACGTGACGTGGGTTCCTGCAAGCCCGAAAGATGCCGTTCTCACCTGGAGCCCTCCACGCCTCATCAACGGCCGTTTAGTGCACTACCTGGTGAAATTTTCTCACGATCAGTGTATCATTAAAATGATATGTTAa